Proteins encoded together in one Piliocolobus tephrosceles isolate RC106 chromosome 15, ASM277652v3, whole genome shotgun sequence window:
- the FOSL2 gene encoding fos-related antigen 2 isoform X1 yields the protein MYQDYPGNFDTSSRGSSGSPAHAESYSSGGGGQQKFRVDMPGSGSAFIPTINAITTSQDLQWMVQPTVITSMSNPYPRSHPYSPLPGLASVPGHMALPRPGVIKTIGTTVGRRRRDEQLSPEEEEKRRIRRERNKLAAAKCRNRRRELTEKLQAETEELEEEKSGLQKEIAELQKEKEKLEFMLVAHGPVCKISPEERRSPPAPGLQPMRSGGGAVGAVVVKQEPPEEDSPSSSSAGLDKAQRSVIKPISIAGGFYGEEPLHTPIVVTSTPAVTPGTSNLVFTYPSVLEQESPASPSESCSKAHRRSSSSGDQSSDSLNSPTLLAL from the exons ATGTACCAGGATTATCCCGGGAACTTTGACACCTCGTCCCGGGGCAGCAGCGGCTCTCCTGCGCACGCCGAGTCGTACtccagcggcggcggcggccagCAG aAATTCCGGGTAGATATGCCTGGCTCAGGCAGTGCCTTCATCCCCACCATCAACGCCATCACGACCAGCCAGGACCTGCAGTGGATGGTGCAGCCCACAGTGATCACCTCCATGTCCAACCCGTACCCTCGCTCGCACCCCTACAGCCCCCTGCCGGGCCTGGCCTCTGTCCCTGGACACATGGCCCTCCCAAGACCCGGCGTGATCAAGACCATTGGCACCACCGTGGGCCGCAGAAGGAGAGATGAGCAG CTGTCTCCTGAAGAGGAGGAGAAGCGTCGCATCCGGAGGGAGAGGAACAAGCTGGCTGCAGCCAAGTGCCGGAACCGACGCCGGGAGCTGACAGAGAAGCTGCAGGCG GAGacagaggagctggaggaggagaagTCAGGCCTGCAGAAGGAGATCGCTGAGctgcagaaggagaaggagaagctggAGTTCATGCTGGTGGCTCATGGCCCAGTGTGCAAGATTAGCCCTGAGGAGCGCCGAtcacccccagcccctgggctGCAGCCCATGCGCAGTGGGGGTGGCGCGGTGGGCGCTGTAGTGGTGAAACAGGAGCCCCCGGAAGAGGACAGCCCCTCGTCCTCGTCGGCGGGGCTGGACAAAGCCCAGCGCTCTGTCATCAAGCCCATCAGCATTGCTGGGGGCTTCTACGGCGAGGAGCCCCTGCACACCCCTATCGTGGTGACCTCCACGCCTGCTGTCACTCCGGGCACCTCGAACCTCGTCTTCACCTATCCTAGCGTCCTGGAGCAGGAGTCACCCGCATCTCCCTCTGAGTCCTGCTCCAAGGCTCACCGCAGAAGCAGTAGCAGCGGGGACCAGTCATCAGACTCCTTGAACTCCCCCACTCTGCTGGCTCTGTAA
- the FOSL2 gene encoding fos-related antigen 2 isoform X2 — protein MPGSGSAFIPTINAITTSQDLQWMVQPTVITSMSNPYPRSHPYSPLPGLASVPGHMALPRPGVIKTIGTTVGRRRRDEQLSPEEEEKRRIRRERNKLAAAKCRNRRRELTEKLQAETEELEEEKSGLQKEIAELQKEKEKLEFMLVAHGPVCKISPEERRSPPAPGLQPMRSGGGAVGAVVVKQEPPEEDSPSSSSAGLDKAQRSVIKPISIAGGFYGEEPLHTPIVVTSTPAVTPGTSNLVFTYPSVLEQESPASPSESCSKAHRRSSSSGDQSSDSLNSPTLLAL, from the exons ATGCCTGGCTCAGGCAGTGCCTTCATCCCCACCATCAACGCCATCACGACCAGCCAGGACCTGCAGTGGATGGTGCAGCCCACAGTGATCACCTCCATGTCCAACCCGTACCCTCGCTCGCACCCCTACAGCCCCCTGCCGGGCCTGGCCTCTGTCCCTGGACACATGGCCCTCCCAAGACCCGGCGTGATCAAGACCATTGGCACCACCGTGGGCCGCAGAAGGAGAGATGAGCAG CTGTCTCCTGAAGAGGAGGAGAAGCGTCGCATCCGGAGGGAGAGGAACAAGCTGGCTGCAGCCAAGTGCCGGAACCGACGCCGGGAGCTGACAGAGAAGCTGCAGGCG GAGacagaggagctggaggaggagaagTCAGGCCTGCAGAAGGAGATCGCTGAGctgcagaaggagaaggagaagctggAGTTCATGCTGGTGGCTCATGGCCCAGTGTGCAAGATTAGCCCTGAGGAGCGCCGAtcacccccagcccctgggctGCAGCCCATGCGCAGTGGGGGTGGCGCGGTGGGCGCTGTAGTGGTGAAACAGGAGCCCCCGGAAGAGGACAGCCCCTCGTCCTCGTCGGCGGGGCTGGACAAAGCCCAGCGCTCTGTCATCAAGCCCATCAGCATTGCTGGGGGCTTCTACGGCGAGGAGCCCCTGCACACCCCTATCGTGGTGACCTCCACGCCTGCTGTCACTCCGGGCACCTCGAACCTCGTCTTCACCTATCCTAGCGTCCTGGAGCAGGAGTCACCCGCATCTCCCTCTGAGTCCTGCTCCAAGGCTCACCGCAGAAGCAGTAGCAGCGGGGACCAGTCATCAGACTCCTTGAACTCCCCCACTCTGCTGGCTCTGTAA